In Lonchura striata isolate bLonStr1 chromosome 14, bLonStr1.mat, whole genome shotgun sequence, one genomic interval encodes:
- the LOC144247118 gene encoding V-set and immunoglobulin domain-containing protein 4-like, with the protein MGSATLPCTYVPSEGFTQQTLRWSVERDSSIATVFRRDGSGDHILLSKFRGRVSVPKHSPGDASLLIQNLEMLDSGHYTCQITWRSTDNSLITKEVTTTVKVVKVEPMMFELIPRSGSVQATNISVVQQGGDVGAELLPPGRHRQQERELLCRGDRPQQSQPSVTWAPVLCLPVAATKPIIRAAEPGLTLPAGASASLTCEAGGSPPISYRWFRSAAAGTAELLSSGAELAWPSLRPSDSGTYFCEAQNRAGAGAVQRSDAVQLTVTGTALF; encoded by the exons ATGGGATCCGCCACTCTACCATGTACCTATGTGCCTTCAGAAGGTTTCACGCAGCAAACGCTCCGATGGAGCGTGGAGCGGGACTCCAGCATCGCTACCGTCTTCCGGAGGGACGGCTCTGGTGACCACATCTTGCTGTCTAAATTCCGAGGCCGAGTCAGTGTCCCAAAGCACAGCCCAGGGGATGCCTCACTCCTCATTCAGAACCTCGAAATGCTTGACAGTGGACACTACACTTGTCAAATCACCTGGAGGTCTACAGATAACAGCTTGATAACAAAAGAGGTGACCACTACAGTTAAAGTTGTCAAAG TTGAACCCATGATGTTTGAGTTAATACCCAGGTCTGGTTCTGTGCAGGCAACCAATATCTCTGTGGTTCAGCAA GGAGGTGATGTGGGAGCCGAGCTCCTTCCTCCGGGAAGGCACCGACAGCAAGAGCGAGAACTGCTGTGCCGGGGGGACCgtccccagcagagccagccctcCGTGACCTGGGCCCCTGTGCTTTGTCTTCCAGTGGCAGCCACCAAGCCCATCATCCGAGCTGCGGAGCCGGGGCTGACGCTGCCGGCCGGGGCCAGCGCCAGCCTGACCTGCGAGGCCGGCGGGTCCCCTCCCATCAGCTACCGCTGGTTCCGCAGCGCCGCGGCGGGCACGGCCGAGCTCCTGAGCAGCGGGGCTGAGCTGGCCTGGCCCAGCCTGCGGCCCTCGGACAGCGGCACGTACTTCTGCGAGGCGCAGAAcagggccggggccggcgccgTGCAGCGCAGCGATGCTGTGCAGCTGACGGTGACAG GAACTGCTCTTTTCTGA
- the LOC110480483 gene encoding V-set and immunoglobulin domain-containing protein 4, translating into MGKVLRAAVLLGSLLHCSAFLDLSGPSEVKGVWKESITLPCAYVPVEDLVQQTLTWTVVHNKGSGTIFRRDDAGDHVLLSEYRNRVSIPKDAPGNVSLLILSLEISDRGTYTCQVTWRDSNNSLIAKEITTSLEVVKVAATKPIIRAAEPGLTLPAGASASLTCEAGGSPPISYRWFRGAAAGTAELLSSGAELAWPSLRPSDSGTYFCEAQNRAGAGAVQRSDAVQLTVTDLPATTAALQTSRGTTEGHHSTTEKLQTELMSGGTSGISWTPWGPTTTADLLITATTPESGVGHPGKNETIRDSQRTGLSLYMVILIAVVCGAVVFLVISLITCLRKPKDAQVYDVKFHNMKAAASSSTGHYEEPISATENSYMIELGENKVPEEVNNVSDSVANPQESEYEVGDTS; encoded by the exons ATGGGAAAGGTGCTGCGAGCAGCCGTGCTCCTGGGTTCCCTTCTCCACTGCAGCG cttttctggaCCTGAGTGGCCCCAGTGAGGTCAAGGGGGTCTGGAAGGAGTCTATCACTCTGCCTTGTGCCTATGTGCCAGTGGAGGACCTTGTGCAGCAAACCCTCACCTGGACTGTGGTACATAACAAGGGTTCAGGCACCATCTTTCGGAGGGATGACGCCGGGGACCATGTTCTCCTGTCTGAGTACAGGAACAGAGTCAGCATCCCAAAGGATGCCCCAGGAAATGTGTCTCTcctcatcctgagcctggagatcTCTGACAGAGGGACCTACACCTGCCAGGTCACCTGGAGAGACAGCAACAACAGCTTGATAGCAAAGGAGATCACCACCAGTTTGGAGGTTGTTAAAG TGGCAGCCACCAAGCCCATCATCCGAGCTGCGGAGCCGGGGCTGACGCTGCCGGCCGGGGCCAGCGCCAGCCTGACCTGCGAGGCCGGCGGGTCCCCTCCCATCAGCTACCGCTGGTTCCGCGGCGCCGCGGCGGGCACGGCCGAGCTCCTGAGCAGCGGGGCTGAGCTGGCCTGGCCCAGCCTGCGGCCCTCGGACAGCGGCACGTACTTCTGCGAGGCGCAGAAcagggccggggccggcgccgTGCAGCGCAGCGATGCTGTGCAGCTGACGGTGACAG ATCTGCCCGCCACAACAGCGGCCTTGCAGACGAGCAGGGGAACCACAGAGGGACACCACTCAACCACTG AAAAGCTTCAAACAGAGCTGATGTCTGGAGGTACCTCAGGAATCTCCTGGACTCCATGGGGCCCCACCACTACTGcag ATCTGCTCATAACAGCAACAACTCCTGAGAGTGGTGTTGGACATCCAGGGAAGAATGAAACAATTCGTG ATTCCCAGAGGACTGGCTTGTCCCTGTACATGGTCATCCTGATTGCTGTGGTGTGTGGTGCTGTGGTTTTCCTTGTCATCTCTCTTATCACTTGCCTTAGAAAGCCCAAAGACG ctcaAGTCTATGATGTAAAATT ccATAACATGAAAGCAGCAGCTTCTTCAAGCACAGGTCATTATGAGGAACCCATCTCTGCCACTGAAAACAGCTATATGATAGAGCTTGGAGAAAACAAAGTCCCTGAAGAAGTAAATAATGTGTCTGACTCTGTTGCAAACCCCCAGGAGTCTGAGTATGAAGTAGGGGACACTTCCTGA
- the LOC144247119 gene encoding uncharacterized protein LOC144247119, translated as MGFATSSKLNHPGSPRLAPSPLLLGLPAALGGAALGALLAAGLCWCRRRRRKDEPLYEVAFRSTAEVALLHPEVEVPVKCLQEEMCSSTEKITVKDRKSLEYENLVTAMESQYEAGGF; from the exons ATGGGCTTTGCGACCTCTTCCAAGCTAAACCATCCCG GTTCCCCGCGGCTCGCCCCGTCCccgctgctgctggggctgccggCCGCGCTGGGCGGCGCCGCGCTGGGCGCGCTGCTGGCGgcggggctgtgctggtgccggcggcggcggcggaagGACG aaccTCTCTATGAAGTTGCTTT CCGCAGCACTGCAGAGGTCGCCCTGCTGCACCCTGAGGTGGAAGTCCCTGTTAAGTGCCTACAGGAGGAAATGTGCTCTAGCACTGAAAAGATCACCGTGAAAGACAGGAAAAGCCTTGAGTATGAGAACCTTGTGACTGCAATGGAATCTCAGTATGAAGCAGGAGGATTTTAG